The following are encoded in a window of Eriocheir sinensis breed Jianghai 21 chromosome 35, ASM2467909v1, whole genome shotgun sequence genomic DNA:
- the LOC127007245 gene encoding serine/arginine repetitive matrix protein 1-like isoform X5, whose protein sequence is MQIMLTGFLNGKNARIFMGELWDLLLSAQASPSGIPKQFLDQKKEELKKKMEEEERLQKIQEARRERDKEKEKEKERDRDRDKERDKDRKERRSRSRDKSSRSSRRDRSRSPRSKDDKKDPKKESSSRWDKKDDGSKPKEEKKETNGDASSKEKSSVGKSPKHEGSPKPDAAVAAAATTGAAKQEKTEPPAKKERNDRSERGHSRDRKSSRRSDRSPRGRSPRKDDDRRRRSSPRKRSPSPRKHSPAHRKRSPSPRKRSPIERKPSPGPRKRSPPPRKRSSTPHKRSGSPRKRSPSPRPKPRRRPSRSPSSNSESSSASRSLSRTPPRNKEDDFEIHRKEDSVLKKRQYRSNRDPSSSEDEGPARNAGGDHRGGGGSPRRSSPRFARRSISPRRGRRSPSPRYRRRSPSPRRHSPSPPRFHRRSISPRPRRSMSPKGSPRMRRSPSPRGRMSPPMRRGRSPSPRGRRSTSLRGRRSPSPRGRRSLSPRGRQSINSRNRRSPSPRGRRSASPRRRPLSPPQRYRTSRSRSPVRKKHRSSSRSPRRGGGPVAPLPATTKKHNINNASRLMQLANYSADTIKEVQYKLTRNDDSDSGDARPDRRPSKRRSRSMADSTSPRQRRRLDSGSADGSAEEEEEDDDGSSSRESSPVEKKKKKKKKKHKKKESSSDSDLSEAEEKKKKKKDKKKKHKKHKKQKKHKKHRHEESESESEESVGGEELERKLREKALLSMKRQERSSAASDSD, encoded by the exons ATGCAGATCATGCTTACGGGGTTCCTTAATGGTAAGAACGCAAGGATCTTCATGGGAGAGTTGTGGGACCTGCTTCTCTCTGCTCAGGCCAGTCCATCAGGGATTCCTAAACAGTTCCTTGACCAGAAGAAGGAAGagctgaaaaagaaaatg gaggaggaagagagactacAAAAGATCCAAGAAGCGAGGCGAGagcgagataaagagaaggagaaagagaaagagcgagacaGAGATCGAGACAAAGAGCGGGacaaagataggaaagaaag gAGGAGCCGCAGCAGAGACAAGTCTTCCCGCAGCTCTCGTCGTGACCGTTCACGCTCCCCTCGCTCCAAGGACGACAAGAAGGACCCTAAGAAAGAGTCATCTAG CAGATGGGACAAGAAGGATGATGGAAGCAAGcctaaggaagagaagaaggagaccaATGGAGATGCATCCTCCAAAGAGAAATCCTCTGTTGGCAAGTCACCAAAGCATGAGGGCTCCCCAAAACCAGACGCAGccgtggcagcagcagcaacaacaggagCGGCGAAGCAGGAGAAAACAGAGCCTCCAGCGAAAAAGGAGCGCAATGATCGGAGTGAGAGGGGCCACTCAAGGGACAGGAAGAGCAGCAGGAGATCTGACAG gtCACCAAGAGGTCGATCCCCAAGAAAGGATGATGATCGCAGACGCAGGAGCTCTCCTCGGAAGCGGTCCCCAAGCCCAAGGAAACACTCTCCAGCCCACCGCAAGAGATCCCCCAGCCCCCGCAAGCGGTCCCCTATCGAGCGCAAACCCTCCCCCGGCCCTCGCAAGCGCTCCCCACCACCACGCAAGCGCTCCTCCACCCCACACAAAAGGTCAGGAAGCCCCAGGAAGCGTTCACCTTCTCCCAGGCCCAAACCCCGAAGACGTCCCTCGCGATCCCCAAGTTCCAACTCAGAGTCTTCCAG TGCATCGAGGTCATTAAGCCGGACACCACCAAGGAATAAGGAAGATGACTTCGAAATTCATCGTAAAGAAGATTCTGTCCTCAAGAAGAGACAGTACAGGTCAAACAGAGATCCCTCAAGTTCTGAAGATGAG GGCCCAGCACGCAATGCTGGCGGGGATCATCGGGGAGGGGGAGGCTCCCCTCGCCGATCCTCACCTCGCTTTGCTCGGCGGTCCATCTCCCCTCGCCGGGGCAGAAGGAGTCCATCTCCTCGTTACCGACGCAG GTCTCCGAGTCCACGCCGCCACAGCCCCAGCCCCCCAAGATTCCACCGGAGGTCCATCAGTCCCCGTCCCAGGCGGTCAATGAGTCCCAAGGGCAGCCCCAGGATGCGGCGGTCACCTAGCCCTCGGGGCAGGATGTCCCCACCCATGAGGAGGGGCCGCTCCCCCAGCCCCAGAGGACGAAGGTCAACCAGCCTAAGAGGGCGAAGGTCACCAAGTCCTAGGGGCCGGAGGTCATTAAGCCCAAGGGGTCGGCAGTCAATCAACTCCAGAAACCGCAGGTCACCAAGTCCTAGAGGAAGAAGGTCAGCAAGTCCAAGGCGGAGGCCCTTGTCGCCCCCACAGAG GTACCGTACCTCTCGTTCACGGTCACCAGTTCGCAAGAAGCACCGCAGTTCCTCTAGGTCcccgcgaagaggaggaggccctGTGGCGCCCCTCCCAGCCACCACCaagaaacacaacatcaataaTGCAAGTCGCCTAATGCAGCTTGCCAACTACTCAGCAGACACAATAAAGGAAGTCCAGTACAAGCTGACCAGGAA TGATGACTCAGACTCGGGCGATGCCAGGCCGGACCGCAGGCCATCCAAACGGAGGTCTCGCTCGATGGCTGACTCCACGTCCCCAAGGCAGAGGAGGCGATTGGACTCAGGCTCAGCTGATGGCTCtgctgaggaagaagaggaggatgatgacGGCTCCTCCAGCAGAGAGTCATCACCtgttgagaagaagaagaagaaaaagaagaagaagcataagaagaaggagagtagCTCAGATTCTGAT ctctcagaggcagaagaaaagaagaagaaaaagaaagacaagaagaagaagcacaagaaacacaaaaaacaaaagaaacacaagaagCACAGACATGAG GAGTCTGAGAGTGAGTCAGAGGAAAGCGTCGGAGGGGAGGAGCTGGAGCGCAAGCTAAGAGAGAAGGCGCTGCTCTCCATGAAGCGCCAGGAGCGGTCCTCAGCGGCCTCAGATTCAGACTAA